A stretch of the Actinomycetota bacterium genome encodes the following:
- a CDS encoding 4Fe-4S binding protein yields the protein MAYKITEECLSCGVCADECPAGAINECEDKYCIDPDQCTECGTCAEVCPVDAVTQG from the coding sequence GTGGCTTATAAAATAACCGAAGAGTGTTTAAGCTGTGGGGTCTGTGCGGACGAGTGTCCAGCTGGTGCCATAAATGAGTGCGAAGATAAATATTGCATCGACCCCGATCAGTGCACGGAATGCGGTACGTGTGCTGAGGTATGTCCTGTGGATGCGGTAACTCAGGGATAA
- a CDS encoding DUF2085 domain-containing protein, producing MRILNVTPQSIKEASIVIQKGGLVVFPTVDVLISFIYLQLSHRKRESHISSFLLICIFFSFFLMILDVITSYLGLRHSTNHIRLFTGLLFGFSLPLFIVPVLNCQLWRDSINSPLLESTLKRFGLLVIFVLSYLLLQGETSLSFEILSSVMLGQFSLP from the coding sequence ATGAGAATCCTTAATGTCACGCCCCAATCTATAAAGGAAGCCAGTATTGTTATACAGAAGGGTGGTCTGGTGGTATTCCCCACAGTCGATGTTTTAATCTCCTTTATCTATCTTCAACTCTCCCATCGAAAGCGGGAGAGTCATATATCCTCTTTTCTTTTAATTTGCATCTTTTTCTCTTTTTTCCTTATGATTCTAGATGTTATAACCTCTTACCTGGGACTAAGGCATAGCACAAACCACATCAGGCTTTTCACCGGACTTTTATTTGGATTTTCCTTGCCCCTGTTCATAGTCCCCGTTTTAAATTGCCAACTCTGGCGAGACTCTATCAATTCACCATTGCTCGAAAGTACACTCAAAAGATTTGGTCTCTTGGTGATCTTCGTTTTAAGTTACCTTCTCTTACAAGGAGAGACGAGTTTATCCTTTGAAATTCTCTCAAGTGTCATGTTGGGGCAATTTTCTTTACCCTAA
- a CDS encoding phosphoribosylaminoimidazolesuccinocarboxamide synthase produces MGSVKDLKILKRATPDNLGQARFIFSDRYSVFDWGEMPDHIHYKGAAIALLGAYFFEKLQDLGILTHYVGLVEDEIVKKLSEIKKPTNVMEIKLLRVIRPELKGNRYDYSIYRSEKGGFLIPLEVIYRNSLPLGSSVFRRLRDGDIKPADLGLDREPVPNRKLDRPILDVSTKLEITDRYLTWAEAQQISGLSDDEIIKLKNLTNTVNDIITEEFSKTGLVNEDGKIEVGFDQKRRLMLVDVLGTLDECRFTFDGLPVSKEIARVYYRNTAWYQATEVAKKKDRQRWKNICRLSPEPLPPKLKLLISQIYCACTNEIIENEWFKDVPPLKDILKEIKEILQI; encoded by the coding sequence ATGGGTAGTGTAAAAGACCTCAAAATTCTAAAAAGGGCAACCCCTGATAACCTTGGACAGGCAAGATTCATCTTCTCAGATAGATACTCAGTATTCGACTGGGGAGAAATGCCCGACCATATTCATTATAAAGGTGCAGCCATCGCACTCCTTGGTGCATATTTCTTTGAAAAACTCCAAGATTTAGGTATTCTCACTCACTATGTAGGACTTGTGGAGGATGAGATTGTAAAAAAACTCTCCGAAATTAAGAAGCCCACAAACGTGATGGAAATTAAATTGTTACGTGTTATAAGGCCTGAACTTAAAGGCAATCGATACGATTATTCAATTTACCGAAGTGAAAAAGGGGGCTTTTTGATACCTCTTGAAGTTATTTACAGAAATTCTTTGCCTCTAGGTAGTAGTGTTTTTAGACGCCTAAGAGATGGTGATATAAAACCTGCGGATTTGGGCCTGGATAGAGAACCTGTCCCTAACCGGAAATTGGATAGACCAATCTTGGACGTTTCCACCAAGTTAGAGATAACGGATAGGTACTTAACCTGGGCAGAAGCCCAACAAATCTCGGGTTTAAGTGATGATGAAATAATTAAATTGAAAAACCTCACCAACACAGTTAATGATATTATAACCGAGGAATTTTCAAAGACAGGACTGGTAAATGAAGACGGAAAGATAGAAGTTGGCTTTGACCAAAAACGTCGTCTGATGCTGGTTGATGTCCTTGGCACGTTGGATGAGTGCCGTTTTACATTCGATGGATTGCCTGTGAGCAAGGAAATAGCGCGGGTATACTACCGTAATACAGCATGGTATCAGGCTACAGAAGTTGCAAAGAAAAAGGATAGGCAGCGCTGGAAAAATATATGTAGGTTAAGTCCAGAACCGCTACCTCCCAAATTGAAACTGTTAATTTCACAGATTTATTGTGCCTGTACCAATGAAATTATTGAAAATGAGTGGTTCAAAGATGTGCCTCCCTTAAAAGATATACTAAAAGAAATTAAGGAGATTCTTCAAATATGA
- a CDS encoding GGDEF domain-containing protein produces the protein MSKEKYIKLFATVASFILITFLVIFTRRIILLWQFYYIPLLLAALAFDLLGGVLVAILSGLFCILYAYFSLPLSATGEITLVIVPGSVLMLLVGIIVGRLQRRREEQQQKMNRLSMVDRLTDVYNYSYLMDRIEEERYRADRFGSKLSLIIIDIDFFKKFNDRFGHAKGNLLLKKLAKIMEEQVRTIDIVARYGGEEFAILLPNTGKVASQVIGERIRTAVESATFEGDEKEPQVGMTISAGLATYPDHACDGLELIDKANRALFFAKDGGRNCIRLYSPEMDAVSTDRPAYRTERQAK, from the coding sequence ATGTCGAAGGAGAAATATATAAAATTATTTGCAACTGTTGCTTCCTTCATCCTCATCACCTTTCTCGTCATTTTCACTCGAAGGATAATTCTTCTCTGGCAATTTTACTATATCCCCCTTCTTTTAGCCGCTCTTGCCTTCGATCTCTTAGGAGGGGTACTCGTTGCCATACTTTCCGGTCTCTTTTGTATTCTCTATGCATATTTCTCATTACCTTTGAGCGCTACGGGAGAAATCACCCTTGTGATAGTCCCGGGTTCAGTTCTCATGTTACTCGTGGGCATAATCGTTGGGCGCCTGCAGAGACGCCGAGAGGAACAGCAGCAGAAGATGAATCGTCTCTCCATGGTGGATAGATTAACCGATGTTTATAATTACAGCTACCTCATGGATCGAATAGAGGAGGAGCGATATAGAGCTGATCGATTCGGGAGCAAGTTATCTTTGATCATCATCGACATCGACTTTTTTAAAAAATTCAATGACAGATTCGGACATGCCAAGGGGAATCTTCTCCTAAAGAAGCTGGCAAAGATCATGGAGGAGCAAGTAAGAACGATAGATATTGTGGCTAGATATGGGGGAGAGGAGTTCGCCATTCTGCTCCCGAACACGGGGAAGGTAGCGTCACAGGTGATAGGGGAGCGAATTAGGACGGCTGTGGAGTCCGCCACTTTTGAGGGTGATGAAAAAGAGCCCCAGGTGGGGATGACCATAAGCGCTGGTTTAGCAACTTATCCCGACCATGCCTGCGATGGGTTGGAGCTCATCGACAAGGCGAATCGAGCTCTATTTTTTGCCAAAGATGGCGGACGAAATTGTATTCGCCTTTATTCTCCGGAAATGGATGCCGTGTCTACCGACAGGCCCGCCTACCGGACAGAGAGGCAGGCAAAGTGA
- a CDS encoding ROK family protein: protein MVNSRISPLVIGVDLGATKTTAALVDEQANILNLKRRSTPTESSKILVRNTIELIEEIFDVSKACMENILGIGLGVAGLMDFQRGIAIFSPNLPLRNLPLRDIVHDHLNVPTFLDNDANVAAMGEKFFGIGRGVSNLVCLTIGTGIGGGIIIDDRVYRGAGGSAAEIGHMVIDPKGPPCGCGNRGCLEAFASGTAIARRAREAVDEESMIFRLIRGKIEDISAEVVVHAARKGDSLAKRILREAGEALGVGLANVINIFNPEMIIIGGGMAEIEELLTTARAEISRRALAPNLKTVKIVGAKLETNAGVLGAAALVLYELGKLM from the coding sequence ATGGTTAACTCCAGAATTAGCCCTCTAGTCATCGGGGTAGATCTTGGGGCCACCAAGACGACAGCAGCACTGGTCGATGAGCAAGCGAATATTTTGAATTTAAAAAGGAGATCAACCCCGACCGAAAGTTCCAAAATCCTCGTCCGGAATACCATAGAGCTGATCGAGGAGATTTTCGATGTTTCGAAAGCTTGCATGGAAAATATCCTTGGTATAGGTCTGGGTGTTGCTGGGTTAATGGATTTTCAGAGGGGGATCGCAATCTTTTCCCCGAATCTGCCCTTGAGGAATTTGCCTTTGAGAGACATCGTTCACGATCATCTCAATGTCCCAACTTTTTTGGATAACGATGCAAATGTCGCCGCGATGGGCGAGAAATTTTTTGGGATAGGGCGGGGGGTATCAAATCTCGTTTGCCTCACCATTGGAACGGGAATTGGCGGTGGCATCATAATCGATGACCGAGTTTACCGTGGGGCTGGCGGAAGCGCCGCTGAGATCGGTCATATGGTGATTGATCCAAAGGGTCCACCATGCGGGTGCGGGAATCGCGGCTGTTTGGAGGCTTTTGCCTCTGGCACGGCTATAGCCAGGAGGGCTAGAGAGGCCGTGGATGAGGAATCCATGATCTTCAGGTTGATTCGAGGCAAGATCGAGGACATCTCGGCGGAGGTTGTTGTCCATGCGGCAAGAAAAGGAGATTCTTTAGCAAAAAGGATTTTGAGAGAAGCGGGGGAGGCACTAGGTGTGGGACTGGCAAACGTCATAAATATCTTCAATCCTGAGATGATCATCATCGGTGGAGGCATGGCCGAGATCGAGGAGTTATTGACGACGGCAAGGGCGGAGATCTCCAGGCGAGCGCTGGCTCCCAATCTTAAAACGGTTAAAATTGTAGGGGCGAAGCTGGAGACAAACGCTGGGGTTTTAGGAGCCGCTGCTTTGGTCCTATATGAGCTCGGTAAGTTGATGTAA
- the disA gene encoding DNA integrity scanning diadenylate cyclase DisA, with product MARRKLKKEQLLMEAVKKVAPGTELREALEHIIDAKTGALIVIGDMEDVLKLCDGGFELDCKFASLKLFELAKMDGAIILDSGVKRILRANVHLVPDSSLPTNETGMRHRTAERVAKQTKALVISISQKRDVVSLYVNDMKYVLLDLRVILSKANQALQTLERYKTRLDQVLSNLSALEFEDLVTLSDVSTVLQRAEMVERVSREIERYITELGVEGRLIKMQLDELMANVEEERLLVIKDYCRDSQRAQRMRQELLKLSPEQLLDLMEFCQVLGYEGPVNILDSAVHPRGYRLLRKIPRLPMSVVNKIVDKFKSLQAVLNAGIKDLDDVDGVGEVRAKAIQEALRKLKESMRALKAH from the coding sequence ATGGCAAGAAGAAAATTGAAGAAAGAACAACTCTTAATGGAAGCCGTCAAAAAGGTTGCTCCCGGAACCGAGTTGAGAGAGGCTTTGGAGCATATAATCGATGCCAAGACGGGTGCATTGATCGTCATCGGTGATATGGAAGATGTTCTAAAGCTCTGCGATGGTGGTTTCGAGTTGGATTGTAAGTTCGCTTCTCTGAAGCTCTTTGAGCTGGCGAAGATGGATGGCGCAATAATCTTGGATTCGGGGGTTAAGCGTATCTTAAGAGCAAATGTTCATCTGGTTCCAGATTCTTCCCTACCCACCAATGAAACGGGAATGCGACATCGAACGGCTGAACGTGTGGCTAAGCAAACTAAAGCCTTAGTGATCTCTATTTCCCAGAAGCGAGACGTGGTCTCCCTATACGTCAATGACATGAAATATGTCCTATTGGATTTGCGGGTAATTTTATCCAAAGCCAATCAGGCTCTTCAGACTTTAGAGAGATATAAAACTCGGTTGGATCAGGTACTCTCCAATCTTAGTGCTTTGGAATTTGAAGATTTGGTTACCCTCTCGGACGTCTCAACCGTACTTCAGAGAGCGGAGATGGTGGAAAGAGTCTCTCGGGAAATCGAACGGTACATAACCGAGCTTGGTGTGGAGGGCAGATTAATCAAGATGCAGCTGGATGAACTCATGGCCAATGTAGAGGAGGAAAGACTGCTTGTCATCAAGGATTATTGCCGAGATAGCCAGCGGGCCCAGCGCATGAGGCAAGAGCTCTTAAAGCTTTCACCGGAGCAACTTTTGGATCTGATGGAATTCTGTCAGGTTCTGGGCTATGAGGGTCCAGTGAACATCCTAGATTCGGCGGTTCACCCTCGTGGATATAGATTGCTCAGAAAAATTCCGCGTCTCCCCATGTCCGTGGTCAATAAGATCGTGGATAAGTTCAAGAGCTTACAGGCTGTTCTCAACGCGGGCATCAAAGATCTAGACGATGTAGATGGAGTCGGAGAAGTGCGAGCAAAAGCCATCCAAGAGGCTCTTAGGAAATTGAAGGAATCTATGCGTGCTTTAAAGGCACATTAG
- a CDS encoding DUF362 domain-containing protein, giving the protein MPSDVFFTDMRAHRGRSLLQKMEELFEKAAFPNLIKEGDFVAIKIHCGERGNTAYVRPIFIRRVVEKVRAYGGKPFLTDTNTLYVSSRANAVDHLITAIENGFDYASVGAPFIIADGLNGRDYVPLKIDGRFFKEVKISSAIYHADVLIAISHFKGHETTGFGGALKNVGMGCGCRSAKQMMHSDVLPVVDVEKCTGCGKCLQWCPAQAIILSGEKKARIDHKKCLGCGECVVTCPSFAIAISWEAEPHSVQKKMVEHVYGVLKSKENKVGFVNFLINVAPSCDCWGWSDAPIVPDIGILASHDPVALDQASVDLINRTRGIENTGLSDPQSEDKFGAITGVDWSVQLKYGEELGLGSREYNLIKI; this is encoded by the coding sequence ATGCCATCCGATGTTTTCTTCACCGACATGCGAGCCCACCGAGGGAGGAGCTTGCTTCAAAAGATGGAGGAGCTCTTTGAGAAGGCAGCCTTCCCAAATTTGATAAAAGAAGGCGATTTTGTGGCCATAAAAATTCACTGTGGTGAGCGAGGGAATACCGCATATGTGCGCCCAATCTTCATCCGTAGAGTTGTGGAGAAAGTAAGGGCTTATGGAGGCAAACCCTTTCTTACGGATACCAATACACTCTACGTGAGTTCCAGAGCTAATGCCGTGGATCACTTGATAACAGCGATCGAAAATGGATTTGATTATGCTTCAGTTGGTGCTCCATTCATCATCGCCGATGGACTCAATGGAAGGGATTACGTTCCCTTAAAGATAGATGGGAGATTTTTTAAAGAGGTTAAGATAAGCAGTGCCATTTACCACGCGGATGTCTTGATAGCCATATCCCATTTCAAAGGACACGAGACCACCGGCTTCGGCGGAGCCTTGAAGAATGTGGGGATGGGTTGCGGTTGTCGGAGCGCCAAACAGATGATGCATTCCGACGTTCTCCCCGTCGTTGATGTGGAGAAGTGTACCGGTTGCGGGAAATGTTTGCAGTGGTGTCCTGCCCAGGCCATAATCCTATCCGGTGAAAAGAAAGCTCGGATAGATCATAAAAAGTGTCTTGGTTGTGGGGAATGTGTGGTCACCTGTCCATCCTTTGCTATAGCTATAAGCTGGGAAGCTGAGCCACATTCCGTTCAGAAGAAGATGGTTGAGCACGTCTACGGGGTACTCAAGAGTAAGGAGAATAAGGTGGGATTCGTGAATTTCCTCATCAATGTAGCTCCCAGTTGCGACTGCTGGGGGTGGAGTGATGCCCCCATCGTGCCCGATATTGGAATTTTAGCCTCCCATGACCCCGTAGCTCTCGATCAAGCCAGCGTTGATCTCATTAATCGAACGCGGGGAATAGAGAATACTGGGCTATCTGATCCTCAAAGTGAGGATAAATTCGGAGCAATCACAGGTGTGGATTGGAGCGTCCAGTTGAAATACGGAGAAGAATTGGGCTTGGGAAGCAGGGAATATAACCTAATCAAAATTTAA